AATTATTGGAATCCGGATGGTACTATTACAATAAAAATCTGGAACCCGAGAAAGAATGCAACAGAGGGGATACTTCCTGATCGAATTTTAAATTGAAGATTTTACAAGAGAAACCCCTATGTGTCCTTTGGACACTAATTTGGGTCAAAATAGACACCAGAAGTGCATTCTAAAAATAAAACTCCATAGCTAGTCAGAAACCAGTGACAGTAAAGACACTGTTGTTGCATAAAATGAAAGCCTGATCTAGAGACATTATCTTAATGTGATTTTAGACTATGATAAACTTTAATGAAGTAGATTTCGAGAAAAAATTACTTCCTTAGACACGGGGTTTGGGAGACCCACTTTTTGATTTTTACGAATTGTGGGCCTGTTTCTGTTGAAATAGAGACACTGAAATAGAATAATTTGAAAACCAAACTTAGAGACTTCCCCCTGATCTGATTTTTTGGATATTATAAAACTCTAAGTTAATTTTCATTATAAATTGGTTTCAATTAACCTAGAGTTCTAGAAATTTAAATCCATAATTTTTACCTTAAGCGGACAAAATTGGAGGAagcagaatttaaaaaaaaaaaaatgagttgcAACCTTGGGGTAGTGAGTTTGTTGATTTCCTTTTGTTGTGTCCCTTGTTTTGGTAGGTACCATGCCTCCTCATAGATCTGATCGTCGTGGTAGGGGTCGACCACGAGGTGAGTATACGCCACCACCACCCACTGATGGGAATCCACCCAATGATGAAaatcctccaccaccactaatTGGGAATttaccgccaccaccaccgttGGCAGCTGGAGTGATGCCTCAAGCTTTTATGGGGATGTTTGcgtcttttatgaactttgtgCAGACCCAAGCTACTGCTGGACAACAACAACAGGCTGCTAGTGGAGCAAATAATGGTAATAATGGGGGAAACTAGGGAGGTCAATTTAATAATCACCTAGCAGGAAGAGACGATCAGGCCAGAATGTTGGAATGGTTCAAGAAACTTGGGCCACCAAACTTTAAAGGGGTTGGCACTGACACACTTTGGCCCGCCAGATGGATCCAAGAGTTGGAAAAAAATTTTACTGCTCTGGGTTGTACCGACCAACAAAAGGTCTTTTGTGCCACATTCATGTTGCAAGATGGGGCCCATTCCTGGTGGATGGCACATAAACAAATTTTAGAAGCTGTTGATCCCATAATCACATGGGTACGATTTGTGGGAGCTTTTTATAAAAGCTACTTCCCTAACAGTGTGAAAGTAGCAAAGGAAGCTGAATTCTTACAATTAACTCAGGGGTTAGACACTGTTATGACTtataagaagaaatttgaagacttGAGCATGTTCGCCCCAGAACAGGTTGACACTGAAGAAAAGAAAGTCAGAAGGTTCTTGGGAGGCATCAATACAGTGCTAAGAGGGCCAATTTCCATCTTCAACCTCACTTCCTATGCAGAACTGATAGAGAAGGCTTTGACATTGGAAGAAAACTGGAAGGGGAACATAATCGATACTTCTGGAAAGGGAAAGAGGCCACTAGAATTTCAAGCTGCCAAAAATACTCAGCCTCATAAATTTGTAAAAACTCAAGATACTCCAAGAACTCAGGAAGCACCAGCTGAATTGGAACCTTGCCGCATTTGTGGAAGATCTCATGGAGGACCATGTAGATACGCTGGTATCATCTGTTACAGCTGTGGACAAAAGGGTCATCATTCTAAGGTCTACCCTACCCCAAGACAGTTCCCTGCACCTACTAGATCACATCAGACATCACCACAGGGTTAGCCTTCTGGTCTGCCTCCATGTCCTCCATGCTAGAGACAGAGATCGCAGGGCACACCGCAGGTACAACAACGCAATCAACCTGCACCTGAAAGTTCAACACCTAAGGCACAGTCTTTGCTCTCTCGACTGAGGAAGTGGAACAAGCCAACGACGTGGTGACATGTATTTTTGGTTTCATAAATTTAAAGTGTTTTGATGAATTATTAAAGATGTTATACCCTTAGAGGAAAACCAAAactcacacaaaaaaaaaacctacgcAGGTACTTTAAATGTTGCTTCTCTACCTACttgagttttgtttgattttggagCAACGCACTCTTTTGTGTCTAAAAGTTTTGCCCAGAAGTTGAATGTTAAACCAAAACCTTTGAAACAGAAATTAGCAGTAACTTTACCATCGGGTGCAACACTGATAGCTGAAACAATTTATGAGGCATGCCTAGtacaaatagaaaataaaacacttGAGGCAAACTTGATACTTCTAGACATGAAGAATTTGGACGTGATCCttggaatggattggctatcaacttACCGAGCAACCATCTCTTGTTATGATAAGGAGATAATTTTTAGACCCGAAAAAGgaatgaaattcaaaatttctGGTTTGAAGAGAGGAAATGCAACCGTACCAATTACATCAGCAGTACCAGCTAGGAAGCTTCTCTCTCAAGGATGCCAAGGTTTCCTTGCGGCCGTGgtagaggaaaagaaggaaattaaaatagaagatATTGATGTGGTTAGAGATTTCCCTGATGTCTTCCCAACAAATCTCATGGGAGTACCTCCAAATATGGAAGTGGAATTTACTATTGACCTGATACCCGGTACGACGCCTATCTCTAAAGCACCTTATCGGATGGCACCAGCTGAACTAAATGAGTTGAAGGAGCAATTGTAAGAACTCCTAGACAAGGGATACATTCGACCTAGTGTATCGCCTTAGTGCACTAGTCTTATTTGTGAAAAGAAGGATGGGACTATGCGGTTATGTATCGATTATTGTGAACTCAACAAAGtcaccatcaagaatcgatacccactGCCTCGGATTGATGATCTCTTTGATCAGTTGCAAGGGGCAAGACTCTTTTCTAAGATAGACCTACGATCTGGGTATCATCAGTTGAAAGTGAGGAAGGAAAACATATCCAAGACGGTGTTCCAAACACGCTATGGACACTATAAATTCGTAGTGATGCCGGTTGGTTTGACTAATGCACCAGCTGTATTTATGGACCTCATGAACCGGGTCTTCCATGAACACctggacaagtttgtcattatttttattgatgacatcttgatctactcgaagaacaaggaagatcaTGAGCAACACCTCAGAATCGTCTTACAAAGGTTGCGAGAAAAACAACTCTACACCAAGTTGAGAAAATGTGACTTTTGGCTTGATCAAGTTATGTTCTTGGGCCATGTTATCTTAGCTGGTGGGATTTCTGTTGACCCGACAAAGGTAAAAGTAGTGACCAAATGGGCCCGACCTACTTCTGCAGCAGACATTCAGAGTTTCTTAGGAATGGTTGGCTAATATAGAAGGTTCATTGAAGGCTTCTTCGGCATTTCCACATCTTTGACTGCTTTG
The nucleotide sequence above comes from Telopea speciosissima isolate NSW1024214 ecotype Mountain lineage chromosome 3, Tspe_v1, whole genome shotgun sequence. Encoded proteins:
- the LOC122655128 gene encoding uncharacterized protein LOC122655128; protein product: MKNLDVILGMDWLSTYRATISCYDKEIIFRPEKGMKFKISGLKRGNATVPITSAVPARKLLSQGCQGFLAAVVEEKKEIKIEDIDVVRDFPDVFPTNLMGVPPNMEVEFTIDLIPGTTPISKAPYRMAPAELNELKEQL
- the LOC122655127 gene encoding uncharacterized protein LOC122655127, which gives rise to MLEWFKKLGPPNFKGVGTDTLWPARWIQELEKNFTALGCTDQQKVFCATFMLQDGAHSWWMAHKQILEAVDPIITWVRFVGAFYKSYFPNSVKVAKEAEFLQLTQGLDTVMTYKKKFEDLSMFAPEQVDTEEKKVRRFLGGINTVLRGPISIFNLTSYAELIEKALTLEENWKGNIIDTSGKGKRPLEFQAAKNTQPHKFVKTQDTPRTQEAPAELEPCRICGRSHGGPCRYAGIICYSCGQKGHHSKVYPTPRQFPAPTRSHQTSPQG